Sequence from the Candidatus Omnitrophota bacterium genome:
CAAGCACATGCTCTTTTATGGCTAAATCAATATCCGCATCTTTAAGAACAATTGACGCATTTTTCGCTTCTAATCCCAAAACAAATCTACATCTATGAGGTTTTGGATGCTGTTTTTGAAGAATATTTGCGACTTTGCTTGATCCAATAAAAGCGAGAGCGCTAATCTTACCTGATGCCATTAAGGGTCCAATGACTTTTTGTCCGTCACCATAAACTGTATTTACCGCACCTTTGGGAAATGATTCTTGAAACGCCTTCAATAATGGTTGATGTAAAAGGACTCCAAGTTTTGGTGGTTTAAAAATTACCGTGTTACCCATTATTAGAGCTGGAATTAGAGTTGTGAATGTTTCATTTAAAGGATAATTGAACGGCCCCATACAGAGCACAACTCCTAAAGGAGCACGCCGTATTTGTCCTAAAATTCCTTGTTCAACAACAAATTTTGACGATATCCTATCTATGTCTTTTAATGCAGTTATGGTATCTCGAATGTAATCCACCGTCCTATCAAATTCTTTTTGAGAATCGAGAAGATTTTTTCCAATCTCCCACATTAAGAGCTTCACAACCTCTTCTCGCACAGTCTTCATTCGATTTACAAAACCTTCCAAACATTTTATCCGTTCTTGTATTGAACAAGTGGGCCAATCTCCTCGGCCGTTATCATATGCCTTAACTGCGGCATCTAATGCAAGCAAAGCTTCGTTCTCGGTCAACAGAGGATATTCCCCAATAATCTTTTGCTCTACCCCTTGCTCACTTGATAAGCACACAGGAGAAAGAACTTCTTGAAAAGGCCCAGCCCACGATTTCAACTCACCATTAATGAGATATTCACTTTGGTTTACTTTATTTTTTATTTTAATATTTTCTGGAAGATTCTCTTTTTCAGGAAATATTTCTTTTATGTCAAGCATACAAATCCTCCTATTTCTTTGGTATAAACAATGGTTTATCCAATTTTATTATCAGTTCAGTTCCAACACGGGCAGCTTGAATTCTTTCATGTCAAACAGAATGACTGCGCCAACGCCAAAACCAAGTATCAAACCTTTCTGCGCGCCGACATCTCCTCCGGCTGAAAACCTTCCCATAAGTGCCACCACAACTGCAGAATTACCAATATTTGTGGCATCTTTATGCTTGCCTACAACTTTTTTGCAGTTTCATTCCTTTTACAAATGGTAATCCTCGGAAGCTTCAGGTTGATATAATATTTTTTCTACCTTTAGTCTAGTAATCCCACCAGGAACTTTCCATTCAATGACATCTCCAACGCTATATCCGAGCAATGCTGTTCCAATCGGAGCCATAATTGACACTTTGCCTTCGTTAGCGTTCGCCTGATTGGGAAATACTAATTTATAAACAACTTCTTCCTCAGCAACAACATCAAGCAAATGGATCTCAGAGTTCATTGTAATAACATCTTTTGGAATATCTTTAAATTTCACTATTTTAGCCGTATCTAATTCGTCTTCCAATTCCTTTAAATCCTTCTCATCTTCCTGACCATAATCTCTTGCGACCATTATCAATTCCCGCAATCTCTTCATATCATTATCAGTAATATAAATTTCTTTCGTCGCCATTTTGTCTCCTCCTGTTGTTAAAACGTTTATTAAAAATTAATAAAAAACATCCTTATTTTATAGAAATTCCAACTCTCTAACTATAACACCTTCTCCAATTCATAATCGTCCATTACAAAGCCTTGCCCTATATCCTGAACATATGGACCCATCATGGTGTACCCACATTTTTGATAAACCTTTATCGAATCTAAATTATTTTTATTAACTGTTAACCAAACCCTCGAACAATTGCTACTTTTCGCAATTTCCTCAATAAAATTCAACGTTTCCCGGCCAAGACCTTTACCCCGAACATGCAATTTTAGATAAATTTTATTTAAAAACAGCTTATCGCCCTGGATAAGAACACAAAAATATCCAATATACGAATTGGCATCATCGCCAATTAAATAATAATGATAATCATCCTGGATTTGTCTTGTAATCGCTTCTACAGACTGAAATTTTTCCAGCATGTAATCAACCTGATCCTGTCCAACAATAGGAATATAATGCTTTCGCCAAATAATATCTGCAAGCAAGACCACTTCTTTAATCATTTCACCATTCTTAACTTCAGCAAATTTAATATTTTTCATCATTAATAAATTATACACAAAAAACCTTCTGCAGCTAAAAGTTATCTCATAAGCGCCTTAGAACTTTGTAAGATTTCTTCTCTTTACTCGCAGAGAGTTTATGCGCCTATTTTCTTTTTGTTGGGGCAACTACCATCATAAATTATTTTCTCCTGTCCATCAATTGTTACAATTTGCCCATCTTTAAGATGAGACATCGCCTTAAATGTTCCAGCCAATGCAACTAAATTAGGGTTCATCACGTAAATATCATCCCAACTCATGGAAGAAAACTCTTCCAGAATATAACCGCCTACCTTTTTAAGGATTGGTTCAAAAGACATATCAATATATTTTGTTAAAAGTATTTCCGTTCCGTCTCCTTTAATGCGACTAGTCGCTTCCTTAAGGTCAGATACTTTTACAATCTTACCAGAGAATATTGTTCCATAACCACGTTGACCTTTTCCAATAACATCGGCAACCATATGAACACGAATATTATTAAGCATAATCGGAGAGTCCATCGGAATTCCTGAAAGACTAACCAGTCGATCGAAAGGCTTGATCAGTCCTTGCTTTTTACCAGATTCAAAAACCTTTTTAAGCATTTCGTCTGCATCAGTGGCATACTCAGTAATGATCGGAGTTACCCCCCAATACAATAATAGTTTGCGGCGAACATCTTCATGAGGTGTCATGGCTAAAATATCCTGCTCTGGACGATACTTGCTGATCATCTTTGGTGTATTTCCTCGTAATGTCGGTGCTACAATAGCATCAGCATGAATATCTCGCGCAACTAAAAATGACGCACGCGCAACTGTATCTGCAATATTGATTGGCCCGTTAGCTATTCCATATTCTTGAAAATGATTAAAAAACTTTCGTGAATTTTCAACTTGCAAAGCTATTTTATGCATCATTTCCGTTGCTTTTATAGGGTAGGCTCCATTTGCTGTTTCACCCGAAAGCATAATGGCATCTGTTCCGTCAAAAATGGCATTAGCCACATCTGTTACCTCTGCCCGTGTCGGCATTGGATTTCTAACCATAGACTCAAGCATTTGAGTAGCTGTAATAACGGGTTTATTATGCTGATTACATTTGTGAATAATTGTTTTCTGTGCTAACGGAATTTCTTCAGCAGGAAGTTGAACACCTAAATCTCCTCGAGCGATCATAACTCCATCTGAAACACGAATGATCTCGTCAATATTTTGAAGCCCTTCGTCATCTTCAATCTTAGCGATAATATCCACATCACTGTCTGCAATATCAATGGCCGCACGAATTTCTTTAATATCCGTTGGCTTACGAATAAAAGATGCCGCAATAAAATCAACACCTTGAGCAATGCCAAACTTAATATCATCAAGATCTTGCCCAGTTACTGCTGGCAAAGATGTTTTAACCCCGATAACATTTACATTCTTAAAACTACCGATCTCTCCACCGCTAATAATGACACAGTGAATGTCATTCTTATCAATCTTCTCAACTTCCAGACAGATAAGCCCATCAGCCATAAAAATCCGTGTGCCTATAGAAACTTCTGAAGGAAGTTTTTCATAAGAAATGCTGAGGCGATCTGTATTTCCTTCAATTGTGTCTGTTG
This genomic interval carries:
- the rnk gene encoding nucleoside diphosphate kinase regulator, translating into MATKEIYITDNDMKRLRELIMVARDYGQEDEKDLKELEDELDTAKIVKFKDIPKDVITMNSEIHLLDVVAEEEVVYKLVFPNQANANEGKVSIMAPIGTALLGYSVGDVIEWKVPGGITRLKVEKILYQPEASEDYHL
- a CDS encoding GNAT family N-acetyltransferase → MYNLLMMKNIKFAEVKNGEMIKEVVLLADIIWRKHYIPIVGQDQVDYMLEKFQSVEAITRQIQDDYHYYLIGDDANSYIGYFCVLIQGDKLFLNKIYLKLHVRGKGLGRETLNFIEEIAKSSNCSRVWLTVNKNNLDSIKVYQKCGYTMMGPYVQDIGQGFVMDDYELEKVL
- a CDS encoding NADP-dependent glyceraldehyde-3-phosphate dehydrogenase, which translates into the protein MLDIKEIFPEKENLPENIKIKNKVNQSEYLINGELKSWAGPFQEVLSPVCLSSEQGVEQKIIGEYPLLTENEALLALDAAVKAYDNGRGDWPTCSIQERIKCLEGFVNRMKTVREEVVKLLMWEIGKNLLDSQKEFDRTVDYIRDTITALKDIDRISSKFVVEQGILGQIRRAPLGVVLCMGPFNYPLNETFTTLIPALIMGNTVIFKPPKLGVLLHQPLLKAFQESFPKGAVNTVYGDGQKVIGPLMASGKISALAFIGSSKVANILQKQHPKPHRCRFVLGLEAKNASIVLKDADIDLAIKEHVLGTLSYNGQRCTALKMLFVHSNIVDSFLEKFAEAIEKLKCGMPWEEGVQITPLPEPNKTDYLHALVEDAKTNGARIVNNHGGEFNKTFYYPTLLYPVNLKMRIYTEEQFGPVIPVVPFDDIETPIQYIIDSNYGQQVSVFGNDSDVIADLIDPLVNQVCRVNINSQCQRGPDTFPFTGRKDSAEGTLSVSDALKVFSIRSLVATKETDSNKEIIDQIVKNRKSNFLSTDFIL
- the pyk gene encoding pyruvate kinase, with translation MRKTKIVCTVGPTTNNLEILKQLLQAGMNVARFNFSHGNHAQHKEMMDMIKEASRQTSIPVALLMDTKGPEIRSGAIKGGGMIDLEKEEKIILTTDTIEGNTDRLSISYEKLPSEVSIGTRIFMADGLICLEVEKIDKNDIHCVIISGGEIGSFKNVNVIGVKTSLPAVTGQDLDDIKFGIAQGVDFIAASFIRKPTDIKEIRAAIDIADSDVDIIAKIEDDEGLQNIDEIIRVSDGVMIARGDLGVQLPAEEIPLAQKTIIHKCNQHNKPVITATQMLESMVRNPMPTRAEVTDVANAIFDGTDAIMLSGETANGAYPIKATEMMHKIALQVENSRKFFNHFQEYGIANGPINIADTVARASFLVARDIHADAIVAPTLRGNTPKMISKYRPEQDILAMTPHEDVRRKLLLYWGVTPIITEYATDADEMLKKVFESGKKQGLIKPFDRLVSLSGIPMDSPIMLNNIRVHMVADVIGKGQRGYGTIFSGKIVKVSDLKEATSRIKGDGTEILLTKYIDMSFEPILKKVGGYILEEFSSMSWDDIYVMNPNLVALAGTFKAMSHLKDGQIVTIDGQEKIIYDGSCPNKKKIGA